The following are from one region of the Natronosporangium hydrolyticum genome:
- a CDS encoding DUF4177 domain-containing protein has product MQKWEYATVPLLVHATKQILDNWGEDGWELVAVIPGPNPEQLVAYLKRPKS; this is encoded by the coding sequence ATGCAGAAGTGGGAGTACGCCACCGTGCCGCTGCTGGTGCATGCCACCAAGCAGATTCTCGACAACTGGGGGGAGGACGGCTGGGAGTTGGTCGCGGTCATCCCCGGCCCCAACCCGGAGCAACTCGTCGCGTACCTCAAGCGGCCGAAGTCGTGA
- a CDS encoding ArsA-related P-loop ATPase yields MHLTQHGPVHPQWPARLHVVTGKGGTGKTTVAAALALALAAGGHRTLLVEVEGRQGIAQLFEIDPLPYEERPIATTTDHGEVRALAVDPERALLEYLDRFYKLGAAGRALRRIGAIDFATTIAPGLRDVLLIGKVKEATTRTEDGHRAYRAVVLDAPPAGRVGRFLNVTAETARLAKVGPIKSQSEGVAALLRSPMTAVHLVTLLEEMPVQETADTLRELADLRLPLGKIILNGAGPPMLPGESAPVTRAQLRAGLTAAGLPADPATVRGLHAEARDQLAREELAARLRRELADLGRPMVELPFIPGGVNRAGLGALAAALTPPPADG; encoded by the coding sequence GTGCACCTGACGCAGCACGGGCCGGTCCACCCGCAGTGGCCGGCCCGCCTGCATGTGGTCACCGGCAAAGGTGGCACCGGCAAGACCACCGTCGCTGCCGCGCTGGCGCTGGCGCTCGCCGCCGGCGGCCACCGCACCCTGCTGGTGGAGGTGGAGGGGCGGCAGGGCATCGCCCAGCTGTTCGAGATCGACCCGCTGCCATACGAAGAACGACCGATCGCCACCACCACCGACCACGGTGAGGTCCGGGCGCTGGCGGTCGACCCCGAGCGGGCGCTGCTGGAGTACCTCGACCGCTTCTACAAGCTCGGTGCGGCCGGCCGGGCGCTGCGCCGGATCGGCGCCATCGACTTCGCCACCACCATCGCCCCCGGGCTGCGGGACGTGCTGCTGATCGGCAAGGTCAAGGAGGCGACCACCCGGACCGAGGACGGCCACCGCGCGTACCGGGCGGTGGTGCTGGACGCCCCGCCCGCCGGGCGGGTCGGGCGGTTCCTCAACGTCACCGCCGAGACCGCCCGGCTGGCGAAGGTGGGGCCGATCAAATCCCAGAGCGAAGGCGTGGCGGCGCTGCTGCGCTCGCCGATGACCGCGGTCCACCTGGTCACGCTGCTGGAGGAGATGCCGGTCCAGGAGACCGCCGACACGCTGCGCGAACTCGCCGACCTTCGGCTACCGCTCGGCAAGATCATCCTCAACGGCGCCGGGCCACCGATGCTGCCGGGCGAATCGGCCCCGGTCACCCGGGCCCAGCTGCGCGCCGGGCTGACCGCCGCCGGCCTCCCCGCCGACCCGGCCACCGTCCGCGGCCTCCACGCCGAGGCCCGCGACCAGCTGGCCCGGGAAGAGCTCGCGGCGCGGCTCCGGCGCGAACTGGCCGACCTCGGCCGCCCGATGGTCGAGCTGCCGTTCATCCCCGGTGGCGTAAACCGGGCCGGGCTCGGCGCGCTCGCCGCAGCGCTGACCCCGCCCCCCGCCGACGGTTGA
- a CDS encoding RidA family protein, translating into MTDVYARLSELGLTLPSVAVPAGSYVPAVRSGNYVYVSGQLPLADGALLATGAVGGEVSAEQASQLAARCALNALAALDNLVGLGSVVKIVKVTGFVASAPGFTSQPAVINGASELFGAVFGEAGRHARSAVGVAELPLGAPVEVEVIAEVA; encoded by the coding sequence GTGACTGACGTCTATGCCCGATTGTCGGAGTTGGGGCTGACCTTGCCGTCGGTGGCGGTGCCGGCCGGTTCGTATGTGCCGGCCGTCCGTTCGGGCAATTATGTCTACGTGTCGGGGCAGCTGCCGTTGGCGGATGGGGCGTTGCTCGCCACCGGCGCCGTGGGGGGCGAGGTCTCCGCCGAGCAGGCCAGCCAGCTGGCGGCCCGGTGTGCGCTGAACGCGTTGGCGGCCCTGGACAACCTGGTCGGCCTCGGCTCCGTGGTCAAGATCGTCAAGGTCACCGGGTTCGTCGCCTCGGCGCCCGGGTTCACCAGCCAGCCCGCGGTGATCAACGGCGCCTCGGAGTTGTTCGGTGCGGTCTTCGGCGAGGCGGGCCGGCATGCGCGTAGTGCGGTGGGGGTGGCCGAGCTGCCGTTGGGCGCTCCGGTCGAGGTCGAGGTGATCGCGGAGGTTGCATAG